In Silene latifolia isolate original U9 population chromosome 3, ASM4854445v1, whole genome shotgun sequence, a single window of DNA contains:
- the LOC141649270 gene encoding uncharacterized protein LOC141649270 yields MHKELNVKEKLFMLGCCTDDRCIICDWEVETQTHLFFDCPYSKQVLQLLEKWCGFNIHVSMLGGLQPAKDCLKQQVHYLLWNALYYHIWAQRNAARIQFVLLRPQKLAGMIKEEIQFWFDLF; encoded by the exons ATGCATAAGGAACTCAATGTGAAAGAGAAATTGTTCATGCTGGGATGCTGCACTGATGACAGGTGCATCATCTGTGACTGGGAAGTTGAGACTCAAACTCATTTATTCTTTGACTGCCCTTATAGTAAGCAGGTTCTGCAATTGCTGGAGAAATGGTGTGGGTTCAACATACATGTCAGTATGCTTGGAGGACTACAACCTGCAAAAGATTGTCTAAAACAGCAAGTTCATTACCTGTTATGGAATGCTCTCTATTACCATATATGGGCTCAAAGGAATGCTGCCCGTATACAATTTGTACTCTTACGACCTCAGAAATTGGCTGGAATGATCAAAGAAGAG ATTCAATTCTGGTTTGATCTTTTTTAG